In Coturnix japonica isolate 7356 chromosome 7, Coturnix japonica 2.1, whole genome shotgun sequence, one DNA window encodes the following:
- the NXPH2 gene encoding neurexophilin-2: MVHLQPLPLVVLQGVLRIVFCDGNQVVQATDVLDWEDKDAAETLVDNVVHSRIINPLRLFVKPSPVLKHGQVSYSDSIENFWDWLSNITEVQESLARTKRRPIVKTGKFKKMFGWGDFHSNIKTVKLNLLITGKIVDHGNGTFSVYFRHNSTGQGNVSVSLVPPSKVVEFESSPQSTLETKESKSFNCRIEYEKTDRAKKTALCNFDPSKICYQEQTQSHVSWLCSKPFKVICIYIAFYSVDYKLVQKVCPDYNYHSETPYLSSG, translated from the coding sequence GTATTTTGTGATGGTAATCAAGTCGTACAAGCTACAGATGTGCTGGACTGGGAAGACAAGGATGCTGCAGAGACATTGGTGGACAACGTGGTGCACTCCAGGATCATCAACCCGCTACGCCTGTTTGTTAAGCCATCCCCAGTACTGAAACACGGCCAGGTGTCCTACTCGGACAGCATAGAAAACTTTTGGGATTGGTTGTCCAACATCACGGAGGTTCAGGAATCTCTCGCACGAACTAAACGCAGACCTATAGTAAAAACTGGGAAATTCAAGAAGATGTTTGGATGGGGCGACTTCCACTCTAACATCAAAACTGTTAAGCTAAATCTGTTAATAACAGGGAAAATCGTTGACCATGGCAATGGGACGTTTAGCGTTTACTTCAGGCATAACTCCACTGGTCAAGGGAATGTATCTGTGAGCCTGGTGCCACCTTCCAAGGTGGTCGAATTCGAATCGTCTCCACAGTCAACTTTGGAGACCAAGGAATCCAAGTCCTTCAATTGCCGCATCGAGTATGAGAAAACAGATCGCGCTAAAAAAACTGCCCTGTGCAACTTCGACCCCTCAAAGATCTGCTACCAAGAGCAGACCCAAAGCCATGTCTCCTGGTTGTGTTCTAAACCATTCAAAGTTATCTGCATCTACATCGCTTTTTACAGTGTAGATTACAAACTGGTGCAAAAGGTCTGTCCCGATTATAATTACCATAGCGAAACTCCATACTTGTCTTCTGGCTGA